One Elusimicrobiota bacterium genomic window, ATTTTTTAATTGTTGTTACTACCCCCCCCCCCGAAAATGACAAATTCCAAATAACAAATAACAAATCTTAAACCAGTCAGTAACTAGCGCTCCGATTTTATCGGAGCGACTAGTGCTCTGAGATTGCTTCGTCATTTCATTCCTCGCAATGACTGCACTGTTAACCATTTCTTTCAACCTCTGGCAAAAGTATAACAAAAAATATGCAGTTTGTCAAGGACTTTTTTATATCGCTTTAATTTTGAGATAGGTGATGACTAATAATCAAATGAGACACCGAGTGAAAAAGCCCATCTATCACCTGAATCGTTTGTTCTTTTGGCATAATCAATAGTTACAGGCAGCAGATAGCCGGCAAGGAATGTATAAAATCGGACACCACTACCGACGCTGTTCTTAATATCACTAACCGCGGTATTTTCTAACTCGGCTGTAGAATTGATTCCAAGGCCGTTATCCGTATAAAAAAACCAGTTGATAGATTTCAGAAAAAAATCTGACAGCGGCCAGACCTGCTCAAGTGTAAGTATCGGGAATCGGTATTCAACTGTCGTTGCTAAAATATAATTGTAGTGGTATGCATCAGAATGTGAAAACCCGCGTAAAGGTAGCCTAAAATATCGTTTGTTTTCGCCTTCACTTACTAAAAAAAGATTGGCAAATACCAACGCACTTTCAGTGAATGCCGGAAAATACTTTTCATATCTTGCTGCATATTCGTTGTATTTTATATCGCCATCATAATTTTTGAATGCTTCTCTGTAGAGCACTCTAAAATTGGAGCCATATCTTGCATAGAGATATTTACCAGTGATAGTGTTTCTATCAAATGCAACAGAATAGCGATTAGTTCTTGTGGTGGCGATTATTTGGTTTTGGCTATTGTTTTCTTCTGTATATTTTTTTGTTGAGATGGCTGTTTCTATCCGATTGAACCTATTCAGCGGATAAATTACTGTAACTGTTTGAGCATGTTCTTTTTCTTTGATTGTTTCCTCGTCGGTTGTTAGATATTCTTCATTTTGTCCGACAGACGAGAATACAAATTGAGGTCGCCATTTTTTATAGGAATAGCCCACCGCATACTGCAACTCGCCTGTCTGTGAAGCATAAAGCAGTTGGTTGTATATTTCATGGTTGCCTAAAAGTTCAGATGCCTGCCAGTATGTAGCGAGAAAAAGTCCGTATTCAGAATGATACATCAAGAACGGAACTAATATATCAACTGATGGTTTGAACCGATAGGGAAACACTGGTGAGGATAGATATTCTTCTCCCTCCTTCCCAGTTGATGTTTCAACTAAAAACTCGTTTAATTTAATTTCTGATATCTTATTATCAAATGCTGAAATATCAGCGATATAAATATCTTTTCTGAAATTCCGGTAGTATGAAAAGACAACATTTTGTCCATCGGCTGAAAAACTGGGAGTGAACGCACCGGTTAACAGGTTTGTGCATTTTTGTAGATTACTACCATCAACAGATACAGTATAGATATTTACAGGCGAACCGCGTTTTTCATCTGCGGTAAAAATTATTTTTTTGCCGTCAGGTGAAACTGATGGCTCTGATTCATCACCCGCAAAATTTGTAAGTTGCGTTTTTTTGCCTGTGTTCATATCTAATACAAAAATATCGGATTGTGGGGTGGAGGGGGAAGATGCGTCTGCGTTTTCCTGCGAGAATGCAATAAATTGGCCATCAGGATTGTATACAGGTAATGCCTGGCTTTCTTTATCGTCGGTTAGTTTTTTGACTGATTTATCCGCAAAATTAAATTCATAAATATCGTTGTAACAGGTTTCCATCCCGACGAATACGAGTTTCTTACCATCAGCCGAGAAACAAGGTGATTCCACAGTGGTTATATTAACTGGTAATTTTGACAATTTTTTGGTTCCAATTTCACAGATATATATGTAGTCCTGCTGTGTTTTTTCGCCTGAAAATGTAATCATACTGCCATCAGGCGAAAAAGAAACTCTATCGTTATGAATCACATCAATATCGTTGGTATTACCAGCAGCCAAAATTTCTTTCTGTCGGGTTGAGAGATTCATCAATACCAGTTTGTTAATCCCATCTTCGTCGCTAATAAACGCGATTTTTTTATCAGCAGTTGAGCAGGTAGCCAATGCGGGATTGGTATTAGCATCAGGGATATTATCGTTATTATCTGCGGTTAATTTTGTGCCGTAGTCCACTGCTTCTTTATAGTCAGTTATTTTATCTTCATACTCTTCATAAAGCCATTCTTCCCATTTTTTGATAAACAGCCCCGGTGAGATATTGAGTGTATCGTAAAACGCTTCCGTAGTATCTAATTTATCACGGAGTGATTTTAACAATTTCTGTGGCTTATCGGGTCCGTATTCATTAACTAAAAAATGGTATGCTGATTCAGAAAGTTTGTAAGCAGGCGTTATCTGATGTGGTTTGAGATGGTTGAAAGTATTAAGATTTTTTAATGAAAGCACATTTTTAGTTGATACCATATCTCTGATAACCATCTCACGTATTGTAGCATCCGTATCACCATTTAATTTTGTATTATATTCAGCCATACCTTCCATCATCCATAGCGGGATAAAGATTCCACGAGCAAGCCGCATCGCTTTAAGTAGCGGTGATTCTTCATAAAGTATCGCAAATTGAATCACATGTGTGAACTCGTGCGGGATTACATTCCTCAGCCACCTTACAGAGCCATCGTTATAGACCAGAAACCTATTCTTGAACGCTTCGGTAACACCACCAGTGCCTTCGCCAATATCAACGATATTGGTCTGCTCAAACTCGTTATGGGTTCGGTAGATAAAAAACGGCATTTTTTTAGACGGCGCATATTCATAAAATCGGGTTGTAGTATTGAATGTTACTTCTAATATATCCGAGACAGTCGGTAGTAGGTCTTTTTCTTCAGGATAATGATATACTCTGAAATGTGGTGTTTCAATATATTGCCATTTTTTGACGGAAGTAATGACTTTATTCTCGGCAAACACAGATAAACACAGATAGAAGATACAGATGAACACAGATAAAGAAAATCTGCGTAATCTGCGTTTGATACACTGATTACTGCTGATAACATCACTGATTACCGCTGATAAATCTGTGGTCATCTGCGTTTTCATCTGCAGTAATCTGTGATATAAAAAATCTGCGTAATCTGCGTCCTTCATCTGCGTAATTTGCGTCCTAATAATTGTCTTCAACTTGAAAAACTCTTGTAGCCGTATAATCGTGGATTAAAAATCCACGACTACTTTCAATTTTTAACCTTTAACCTGCCTTTTTTGTTGATAGATATTTTTTGGCTTTCGCATTATCAGGTTCTACAGCGAGCGCTTTTTGGAAATAATACCTGGCTTCATTCTTTTTATCTGTTTTCAGATACAGTTCTGCAAGCCCTATAAGTGCAGATACCGAGTCGGCTTTTTGCTCAACTGCCTTTTTGTAATATGTTTCAGCATTAGCAAAATCGGTTTTGGCAAAATATGTTTCAGCAACTTTTATCAAAATCTCAGTAGAAAACTGCGACCTTAAACCCTCTGCCCGCTTGAATATTTCCAGTGCCTCATTATACATACCTCTTGCTTTGTAAGATAGTGCAAGGTTGAGCAATGCAGTTTGATTTTTTGGCGAAAAATTGCAGGCGATTTCATAATGTTCAGATGCTAATTCATAACGGTTCTGCCGAAAAAAAAGATTACCATAACGAAGCCGAATATAAATATCTTTGGGCTGGTTTCTTAAAAATTTTTCATAATAACTGAATGCCTTATCTGTTAAGCCCAGTTCGTCATACATTATCCCTAAATAAAATGGTATCCGAATATCCATCGCACCTAATTTTAGCGAAGTCCTTAATTGATTGATTGCTACAGGATAGAATTCACGCCCTTTCTGATAGTTAGCAATCCCGTTTTCAATATACGAAAAAATATCTTCCGGATTTTCTTCTATTTTAGATTTGGTTTTAAGAATTATCTTGTTGAGTTTTTCAGCGGGCAGGTATTGAGACGGGTTTTTTATCAGATAATTTTTTTCTTTTTTATGATAAAAAATATAAAAAATGCAAATACCGAGAACTAACAGACAGCAGCCTACAAAAAAGGTAGGGTGGGTTCTTCGTTTCATCATTTCTGTTCATCATTACTTTCTATCAAATCGGCAAGTTTTATTTTCGTCTCCTGTGAGTTCAGGAAACCTTTTAGTTCTTTTTCTTCCTGTTCCTTCTCATACTGTTTTATTGATAATTCTATCCGTTTTCTTGCTTTATCTACTTTTACAATCTTGCCGGTAACTTCCTCGCCGATAGTTAAAACATCTGATGGCTTATCAATTCTGGTTTTAGCAATTTCTGAGACATGAACAAACCCGTGAATTTTCGGCTCAAGTTCAACAAGACAGCCAAAATCCATCAGTTTTATCACACGACCACCTGTGGAACTGCCAATGGCATATTTATTGTATGGGTTCTCAAATAACGCCTTGTAACTTAAAGATACCTTTTGCTTTTCAACACTTGCATCTAAAACGATTGCCTCTATCTCTTGCCCTTCATCAAAAACATCTTTAGGATGTGCGATTCGTTCTGTCCATGAAATATCAGAGACATGAATCAACCCTTCTACACCATCTTCTAAAATCACAAATGCGCCAAACGGTGTAAGCGAGGTAATTTTGCCTTTGATTTTCATTCCTGGTTTGTAATTTTTTTCAACATCATCCCACGGATTCTTTTGGAGTTGTTTTAAGCCGAGTGCGATTTTGTTTTCTTTGGGCTCAAATTTAAGCACCTTAACTTCTAACTCATCACCAACCTTGTATTTTTCAGAAAGATTGTCTATCCGTTTATACGAAACATCGTTTATATGAAGCAGTCCGTCAATACCACCGAGGTCAACAAAAATACCGAAATCGGTAATTGTTGCTATTCTGCCTTTAACAATATTGCCTTCTTTGAGCCCAGCAAATACCTGCTGCTTCTTAAACTCTGCTATTTCTTTTTCAGCAATTTTATTAGATACAACGATATTTTTGCTTTCTCGGTCAAACTCGGTAATTTTTATACTGATTGGCTGGTTCGGTTCTTTTTTAATATGTTTTTTTGATAGATGTGAAGACGGCATAAATGCACAGATACCATCTATGTCAACCTCATAGCCACCTTTGATTTTTTTGGATATTTTACATTCAATAATTTCGCCTGATTTAAAAGTTTCTTCTACTTTTTTCCATATTAGAATCTCTTTTGCTTTTGTGTAAGAAATTACTGGTAAGCCGTTCCTGGGATTGAAATGAGATATATAAATATCAATCTCAGAACCAACCAACGGAATTGTTTGAAAATCATTCACACTCAAAAACCCATCTGTTTTTAAGCCTAAATCCACAACCACATTGTCATTGAATACTGCTATCACTTTTGACTTA contains:
- a CDS encoding S1 RNA-binding domain-containing protein translates to MEDMVMDKMPEFQQLKPGQIIKSKVIAVFNDNVVVDLGLKTDGFLSVNDFQTIPLVGSEIDIYISHFNPRNGLPVISYTKAKEILIWKKVEETFKSGEIIECKISKKIKGGYEVDIDGICAFMPSSHLSKKHIKKEPNQPISIKITEFDRESKNIVVSNKIAEKEIAEFKKQQVFAGLKEGNIVKGRIATITDFGIFVDLGGIDGLLHINDVSYKRIDNLSEKYKVGDELEVKVLKFEPKENKIALGLKQLQKNPWDDVEKNYKPGMKIKGKITSLTPFGAFVILEDGVEGLIHVSDISWTERIAHPKDVFDEGQEIEAIVLDASVEKQKVSLSYKALFENPYNKYAIGSSTGGRVIKLMDFGCLVELEPKIHGFVHVSEIAKTRIDKPSDVLTIGEEVTGKIVKVDKARKRIELSIKQYEKEQEEKELKGFLNSQETKIKLADLIESNDEQK
- a CDS encoding tetratricopeptide repeat protein, whose amino-acid sequence is MMKRRTHPTFFVGCCLLVLGICIFYIFYHKKEKNYLIKNPSQYLPAEKLNKIILKTKSKIEENPEDIFSYIENGIANYQKGREFYPVAINQLRTSLKLGAMDIRIPFYLGIMYDELGLTDKAFSYYEKFLRNQPKDIYIRLRYGNLFFRQNRYELASEHYEIACNFSPKNQTALLNLALSYKARGMYNEALEIFKRAEGLRSQFSTEILIKVAETYFAKTDFANAETYYKKAVEQKADSVSALIGLAELYLKTDKKNEARYYFQKALAVEPDNAKAKKYLSTKKAG